One segment of Pseudomonas sp. FP2196 DNA contains the following:
- the hisB gene encoding imidazoleglycerol-phosphate dehydratase HisB — protein sequence MAERKASVERDTLETQIKASINLDGTGKARFDIGVPFLEHMLDQIARHGLIDLDIECKGDLHIDDHHTVEDVGITLGQAFAKAIGDKKGIRRYGHAYVPLDEALSRVVIDFSGRPGLQMHVPYTRATVGGFDVDLFQEFFQGFVNHALVSIHIDNLRGTNTHHQIETVFKAFGRALRMAVELDERMAGQMPSTKGVL from the coding sequence ATGGCCGAACGTAAGGCGTCTGTCGAGCGCGACACTCTGGAAACCCAGATCAAAGCCTCGATCAACCTTGATGGCACCGGAAAGGCCCGATTCGATATCGGTGTTCCTTTTCTTGAGCACATGCTGGATCAGATCGCCCGTCACGGGTTGATCGACCTGGATATTGAATGCAAGGGCGATCTGCATATCGACGACCACCATACGGTGGAAGACGTCGGTATCACTCTCGGCCAGGCCTTCGCCAAAGCCATCGGCGACAAGAAAGGCATCCGTCGTTACGGCCACGCCTACGTGCCGCTCGATGAAGCGCTGTCGCGCGTGGTGATCGATTTCTCCGGTCGTCCAGGCCTGCAGATGCACGTGCCTTACACCCGTGCCACCGTGGGCGGCTTCGACGTTGACCTGTTCCAGGAATTCTTCCAGGGCTTCGTCAACCATGCACTTGTCAGTATTCACATCGACAACCTGCGCGGTACCAACACTCACCACCAGATCGAAACCGTGTTCAAGGCTTTCGGCCGCGCGCTGCGCATGGCTGTAGAGCTGGATGAGCGCATGGCCGGGCAGATGCCGTCGACCAAAGGCGTTCTGTAA
- a CDS encoding OFA family MFS transporter — MSTSITADGLRADQPAFLSKERIIAKPGFNRWLVPPAALAIHLCIGMAYGFSVFWLPLSKALGVTKPVACAPDMSFIAQVFSSQCDWPISMLGWIYTLFFIFLGCSAAIWGGWLEHAGPRKAGVVSALCWCGGLLISALGIYTHQIWLMWIGSGVIGGIGLGLGYISPVSTLIKWFPDKRGMATGMAIMGFGGGAMVGAPLATALMSHFASPEGVGVWQSFVAMAAIYFVFMIGGALAYRVPPTGWKPEGWTAPAKKASNSMITHRHVHVNVAWKTPQFRLVWLVLCLNVSAGIGILGMASPLLQEVFGGKLLGVDVPFGQLDAGQLASIAAIAAGFTGLLSLFNIGGRFFWASFSDYLGRKNTYFVFFALGFALYALIPNLGHLGNVALFVAAFCIILSMYGGGFATVPAYLADLFGTQMVGAIHGRLLTAWAAAGVLGPVLVNYLREYQLSIGVERAAAYDITLYILAGLLVLGFLCNLLVRPVADKYFMTDAELAAEQALGHDKGADASTVLEWKAAPGTKPLAIAAWLVVGIPLAWGVWVTLQKTAVLFH, encoded by the coding sequence TCCAAGGAACGCATCATCGCCAAGCCCGGTTTCAACCGCTGGCTGGTTCCACCGGCCGCTCTGGCCATCCACCTGTGCATCGGCATGGCCTACGGCTTTTCGGTGTTCTGGTTGCCACTGTCCAAGGCGCTGGGCGTCACTAAACCGGTAGCCTGCGCGCCGGACATGAGCTTCATCGCACAAGTCTTCTCTTCGCAATGCGACTGGCCGATCTCGATGCTCGGCTGGATCTACACCCTGTTCTTCATCTTTCTCGGCTGCTCGGCCGCGATCTGGGGTGGCTGGCTTGAACACGCAGGGCCGCGCAAGGCTGGTGTTGTATCGGCGTTGTGCTGGTGTGGCGGTCTGCTGATTTCGGCGCTGGGTATTTATACCCACCAGATCTGGCTGATGTGGATCGGTTCTGGCGTGATCGGCGGTATCGGTCTGGGCCTGGGCTACATCTCGCCGGTGTCGACCCTGATCAAGTGGTTCCCGGACAAGCGCGGCATGGCGACCGGCATGGCGATCATGGGCTTCGGTGGTGGCGCGATGGTCGGTGCGCCGTTGGCGACGGCGCTGATGAGCCACTTCGCCTCGCCTGAAGGTGTTGGTGTGTGGCAAAGCTTCGTGGCCATGGCTGCAATCTACTTTGTGTTCATGATCGGTGGCGCCCTGGCCTACCGCGTGCCGCCAACCGGCTGGAAGCCTGAAGGCTGGACTGCACCGGCGAAGAAAGCGTCGAACTCGATGATCACTCATCGTCATGTGCACGTGAATGTGGCTTGGAAAACTCCGCAATTCCGTCTGGTGTGGCTGGTGCTGTGTCTGAACGTATCGGCGGGTATCGGCATCCTCGGCATGGCTTCGCCACTGTTGCAGGAAGTGTTCGGTGGCAAGTTGCTCGGTGTTGATGTGCCGTTCGGTCAATTGGATGCCGGGCAGCTGGCTTCGATTGCCGCGATTGCTGCCGGTTTCACGGGTTTGCTGAGCCTGTTCAACATCGGTGGCCGGTTCTTCTGGGCATCGTTCTCGGACTACCTGGGCCGTAAAAACACTTACTTCGTGTTCTTTGCACTGGGTTTTGCCCTGTACGCGTTGATCCCGAACCTCGGCCACTTGGGCAACGTTGCGCTGTTCGTGGCGGCGTTCTGCATCATTCTGTCGATGTACGGCGGTGGTTTTGCGACTGTTCCGGCATATCTGGCTGACTTGTTCGGCACGCAGATGGTCGGTGCGATTCATGGTCGCCTGTTGACTGCCTGGGCTGCGGCTGGCGTGCTCGGCCCGGTGCTGGTGAACTACCTGCGTGAGTATCAACTGAGCATCGGCGTTGAACGCGCCGCCGCTTACGACATCACCCTCTACATCCTGGCAGGCCTGTTGGTGTTGGGCTTCCTGTGCAACCTGCTGGTGCGCCCGGTGGCCGACAAGTACTTCATGACCGACGCCGAACTGGCTGCCGAACAGGCACTGGGTCATGACAAAGGTGCTGATGCGTCTACTGTTCTGGAATGGAAAGCCGCGCCGGGCACCAAGCCATTGGCGATCGCTGCGTGGCTGGTGGTGGGTATTCCGTTGGCGTGGGGTGTGTGGGTGACTCTGCAGAAAACGGCGGTATTGTTTCACTAA